One stretch of Oceanimonas pelagia DNA includes these proteins:
- the nhaD gene encoding sodium:proton antiporter NhaD produces the protein MTRKLCLFLGGVAALSSTPALAAATGQLDLTSTGVGVFAVAIFVVAYLLVMGEEYLHLRKSKPVLIAAGIIWTAIGWTYMNNGIPGVTEEAFRHNLLEYAELLLFLLVAMTYINAMEERRLFDALRAWMIRRGFSYKSLFWLTGFLAFFISPIADNLTTALLMCAVVTKVAEGDKRFINLCCVNIVIAANAGGAFSPFGDITTLMVWQAGIVKFNEFFILFIPAMVNYLVPALAMNFFIENRKPEAQYEEVELKRGAIRIVLLFLLTIASAVACHSLLHLPPVLGMMTGLGYLQFFGYYLRQTLPGSLARKRALARKRGDDEALKRLGSVVPFDVFSRVARAEWDTLLFFYGVVMCVGGLGYMGYLALVSDLLYSSWDAVYANITLGVLSAIVDNIPVMFAVLTMQPEMSHGNWLLITLTAGVGGSLLSIGSAAGVALMGQARGMYTFAGHLKWAPVIALGYVASILVHLWLNAESFNLYG, from the coding sequence ATGACAAGGAAATTGTGCCTGTTCCTGGGAGGGGTGGCGGCGCTGTCGAGCACGCCGGCCCTGGCTGCCGCCACCGGACAACTGGATCTCACCAGCACCGGGGTCGGGGTGTTTGCGGTGGCCATTTTTGTGGTGGCCTACCTGCTGGTGATGGGTGAGGAATACCTGCACCTGCGCAAGTCCAAACCCGTGCTGATCGCCGCCGGTATTATCTGGACCGCCATCGGCTGGACCTATATGAATAACGGCATTCCCGGCGTCACCGAAGAGGCATTCCGCCATAATTTGCTTGAATATGCAGAATTGCTGCTGTTCCTGCTGGTGGCCATGACCTACATCAACGCCATGGAAGAGCGGCGGCTGTTTGACGCCCTGCGCGCCTGGATGATTCGCCGAGGATTCAGCTACAAGTCGCTGTTCTGGCTCACCGGCTTTCTCGCCTTTTTCATTTCGCCCATTGCCGACAACCTGACCACCGCCCTGCTGATGTGCGCCGTGGTCACCAAGGTGGCGGAAGGCGACAAGCGTTTTATCAACCTCTGTTGCGTGAATATCGTGATTGCCGCCAACGCCGGCGGTGCCTTCAGCCCCTTTGGCGATATTACCACCCTGATGGTGTGGCAGGCGGGCATCGTCAAGTTCAACGAATTCTTTATTCTGTTTATTCCGGCCATGGTCAATTACCTGGTGCCGGCGCTGGCGATGAACTTCTTTATCGAGAACCGCAAGCCGGAAGCTCAGTACGAAGAGGTGGAGCTCAAACGCGGCGCCATTCGCATTGTGCTGCTGTTTTTGCTGACCATCGCCTCGGCGGTGGCCTGCCACAGCCTGCTGCACCTGCCGCCGGTGCTGGGCATGATGACCGGGCTGGGTTACCTGCAGTTTTTTGGCTACTACCTGCGCCAGACCTTGCCCGGATCGCTGGCCCGCAAGCGGGCGCTGGCGCGCAAGCGCGGTGACGATGAGGCCCTCAAGCGGCTGGGCAGCGTGGTGCCCTTTGACGTGTTCAGCCGGGTGGCGCGGGCCGAGTGGGATACCCTGCTGTTCTTCTACGGGGTGGTGATGTGCGTGGGCGGCCTGGGCTACATGGGCTATCTGGCGCTGGTGTCGGATCTGCTCTACAGCAGCTGGGATGCGGTTTACGCCAACATTACCCTGGGGGTGCTGTCGGCCATTGTGGACAACATTCCGGTGATGTTTGCGGTGCTGACCATGCAGCCGGAAATGTCGCACGGCAACTGGTTGCTGATCACCCTGACCGCCGGCGTGGGCGGCAGCCTGCTGTCCATCGGCTCCGCCGCCGGGGTGGCGCTGATGGGGCAGGCGCGGGGCATGTATACCTTTGCCGGCCACCTGAAATGGGCACCGGTGATTGCCCTTGGCTATGTGGCCAGCATACTGGTGCACCTGTGGCTGAATGCCGAGAGCTTTAACCTGTACGGCTGA
- the argA gene encoding amino-acid N-acetyltransferase, with translation MRENDAALVKAFRQSSPYVNLHRGSTFVIMLGGEAIDQENFPNIISDIALLTSLGIRLVIVFGARPQIDRGLAEAGLTGVFHKHTRVTDEPSFRVIKDVCGGLQMDITARLSMGLINTPMQNARINVVTGNFVIAQPLGVDDGVDYMHSGRVRRIHTDTIHHQLANGATVLISPIGFSVTGESFNLSSEELARRLAIELKADKLIGFCSQRGVLNEDGVAIAELFPEQAEEHLQKLLEEGESLSGTARYLRAAISSCRGGVPRSHLVSYKEDGALIQELFTRDGLGTQIVSLSAEQARQARIDDIGGILDLIRPLEEEGILVRRSREQLEMEIDQFTIIEKDGAIIGCAALYPFPEEGMAEMACVAIHPDYRKGSRGDMLLHKIEEQARKRGMSRLFILTTRSIHWFQERGFKTVDVSALPMGKQKLYNFQRRSKIMIKELN, from the coding sequence GTGCGCGAAAATGATGCCGCCCTGGTCAAGGCGTTTCGTCAATCCAGCCCCTATGTGAACCTGCATCGTGGCTCCACCTTTGTCATCATGCTGGGTGGCGAAGCCATCGATCAGGAAAACTTTCCCAACATCATCAGCGACATCGCGCTGCTCACCAGCCTCGGCATTCGGCTGGTGATCGTGTTCGGCGCCCGCCCCCAGATCGACCGGGGCCTGGCCGAGGCCGGCCTGACCGGCGTGTTCCACAAGCACACCCGGGTCACCGACGAGCCCAGCTTTCGCGTGATCAAGGACGTGTGCGGCGGCCTGCAGATGGACATTACCGCCCGGCTGTCGATGGGGCTTATCAATACCCCCATGCAGAACGCCCGCATCAACGTGGTCACCGGCAACTTTGTCATTGCCCAGCCGCTGGGGGTGGACGACGGCGTCGACTACATGCATTCGGGCCGGGTGCGCCGCATTCATACCGATACCATTCATCACCAGCTCGCCAACGGCGCCACCGTGCTGATCTCCCCCATCGGCTTTTCCGTAACCGGTGAAAGCTTCAACCTGTCGTCGGAAGAGCTGGCCCGCCGGCTGGCCATTGAGCTCAAGGCCGACAAGCTGATCGGCTTTTGTTCCCAGCGCGGCGTACTCAACGAAGACGGCGTGGCCATTGCCGAGCTGTTTCCCGAACAGGCGGAAGAGCACCTGCAAAAACTGCTGGAGGAAGGGGAAAGCCTGTCGGGCACCGCCCGCTACCTGCGCGCGGCCATTTCCAGCTGCCGGGGCGGCGTGCCCCGCAGCCACCTGGTGAGCTACAAGGAAGACGGCGCCCTTATTCAGGAGCTGTTCACCCGCGACGGCCTGGGCACCCAGATTGTCAGCCTGAGCGCCGAGCAGGCCCGCCAGGCCCGCATCGACGACATTGGCGGCATTCTCGACCTGATCCGGCCGCTGGAAGAGGAAGGCATACTGGTGCGCCGCTCCCGGGAACAGCTGGAGATGGAAATCGACCAGTTCACCATTATCGAAAAGGACGGCGCCATCATCGGCTGCGCCGCCCTCTATCCGTTTCCGGAAGAAGGCATGGCGGAAATGGCCTGTGTCGCCATTCACCCCGACTACCGCAAGGGCAGCCGCGGCGACATGCTGCTGCACAAAATTGAAGAGCAGGCGCGCAAGCGCGGCATGAGCCGGCTGTTCATTCTCACCACCCGCTCCATTCACTGGTTTCAGGAGCGGGGATTTAAAACCGTGGATGTCAGCGCCCTGCCCATGGGCAAGCAGAAGCTGTACAATTTTCAGCGCCGCTCCAAAATCATGATTAAAGAGCTCAACTGA
- the lysC gene encoding lysine-sensitive aspartokinase 3 — protein sequence MNQPVVAKFGGTSVADADAMGRCAAILEQNAGTRLAVLSASSGVTNLLVALASGAQGPAEREQLLRQLAAIQHAILDRLERPEMLTRHIEDILTHIKELADSAAISPTRALADEIVAQGELMSTRLFVELLRRRGTDAVWFDVRKVMRTDDRFGRATPDLASLKAEVEKELKPLCDRQLVVTQGFIGAAPDGRTTTLGRGGSDYSAALLGEALNAAAVEIWTDVPGIYTTDPRLVSEARAIPEISFSEASEMATFGAKVLHPATLQPAVRCQIPVFVGSSRAPEEGGTWIRNSTPSQPLFRALALRRNQVLLTLTSQSMFQAHGFLAEVFGILARHKISVDLITTSEISVSLTLDAGAELLTEEVKNELARHCHLKVEEGLALVALIGNRMSEAGGTASRVFQAVHDVNIRMICYGASPHNFCFLVDEDNANRVIADLHRELLPA from the coding sequence TTGAACCAACCCGTTGTAGCCAAATTCGGTGGAACCAGTGTTGCCGACGCCGATGCCATGGGCCGTTGCGCCGCCATTCTTGAACAAAATGCCGGCACCCGGCTGGCGGTGCTGAGCGCAAGTTCCGGCGTGACCAACCTGCTGGTGGCGCTGGCCTCGGGCGCTCAGGGGCCGGCAGAGCGGGAACAACTGCTGCGGCAGCTCGCCGCGATTCAGCACGCCATTCTCGACCGGCTGGAACGCCCGGAGATGCTCACCCGGCACATCGAAGACATTCTCACCCACATCAAGGAGCTGGCCGACAGCGCTGCCATCAGCCCGACCCGGGCCCTTGCCGATGAAATTGTGGCCCAGGGCGAGCTGATGTCGACCCGGCTGTTTGTGGAGCTGCTGCGCCGCCGCGGCACCGACGCGGTGTGGTTTGACGTGCGCAAGGTGATGCGCACCGACGATCGCTTTGGCCGCGCCACGCCGGATCTGGCCAGCCTGAAGGCGGAAGTGGAAAAGGAACTCAAGCCCCTGTGCGACAGACAGCTGGTGGTGACTCAAGGGTTTATCGGTGCAGCTCCCGACGGCCGCACCACCACCCTGGGCCGGGGTGGCAGTGACTATTCCGCCGCCCTGCTGGGGGAAGCACTGAACGCCGCCGCCGTGGAAATCTGGACCGACGTGCCCGGCATTTACACCACGGATCCGCGGCTGGTGAGCGAGGCCCGCGCCATTCCCGAAATCAGCTTCAGCGAAGCCTCGGAAATGGCCACCTTTGGCGCCAAGGTACTGCACCCGGCCACCCTGCAGCCGGCGGTTCGCTGTCAGATCCCGGTGTTCGTGGGCTCCAGCCGGGCGCCGGAAGAGGGTGGCACCTGGATTCGCAACAGCACCCCCAGCCAGCCGCTGTTCCGTGCCCTGGCCCTGCGCCGCAATCAGGTGCTGCTGACCCTGACCAGCCAGAGCATGTTCCAGGCCCACGGCTTTCTGGCCGAGGTGTTCGGCATTCTGGCCAGGCACAAGATTTCGGTGGATCTCATCACTACCTCGGAGATCAGCGTGTCCCTGACCCTGGATGCCGGCGCCGAGCTGCTGACCGAAGAGGTCAAGAACGAGCTGGCCAGGCACTGCCACCTGAAAGTGGAAGAGGGTCTGGCGCTGGTGGCACTGATTGGCAACCGCATGAGCGAGGCCGGCGGCACCGCCAGCCGGGTGTTCCAGGCGGTGCATGACGTCAATATTCGCATGATCTGCTATGGCGCCAGCCCGCACAATTTCTGCTTCCTGGTGGATGAAGACAACGCCAACCGGGTGATTGCCGATCTGCACAGGGAGCTGCTGCCGGCCTAA
- a CDS encoding MgtC/SapB family protein codes for MNELAADLWSGHQPLVRLGIALLLGALIGIQRGWQWRDAEAGQRIAGIRTHALVGLLGGLIALLGQTVGHWLLAVGLLGVVAINLVAWRAQARTLNDFSITGSIGLLLTFCFGALAMLDSPAIAATAAVITAFILDNKREIHGLLHRLREHELDAGLKLLLITVVMLPLLPNRAMGPGGVVNPFEIWWMVVLIASISFLGYFAIRVGGTEKGILFTSLFAGLSSSTALTLHYARLSRQTPGLAPLLAAGVLLACGTMFPRILVYCALINPALLPVLWWPVLVMTLLLYGPAAWIWQRHRAGGSVEQPSLHMNPLDLKAALLFGGLILLIMVLGEWLRQALGNAGVLLLALASGVTDVDAITLSLTRMSQGGLAPGTAVLGIVLAASVNNLVKAAMAVSLGDGLLGRRVAWAMGISLLAGLLTAWGLN; via the coding sequence ATGAATGAGCTGGCCGCCGATCTGTGGAGCGGGCACCAGCCCCTGGTGCGCCTCGGCATTGCCCTGCTGCTGGGCGCGCTGATTGGCATTCAGCGGGGCTGGCAATGGCGCGATGCCGAAGCCGGGCAGCGCATCGCCGGCATTCGCACCCATGCCCTGGTGGGGCTGCTGGGCGGTCTGATCGCCCTGCTCGGGCAGACCGTGGGGCACTGGTTGCTGGCCGTGGGCCTGCTGGGGGTGGTGGCCATCAACCTGGTGGCCTGGCGGGCACAGGCCCGCACCCTGAACGATTTCAGCATTACCGGCAGCATCGGCCTGTTGCTGACCTTCTGCTTTGGTGCACTGGCCATGCTCGACAGCCCGGCCATCGCCGCCACGGCGGCGGTGATCACCGCCTTTATTCTCGACAACAAGCGGGAAATTCACGGCCTGCTGCACAGGCTGCGGGAGCATGAGCTGGATGCCGGGCTCAAGTTGCTGCTGATCACGGTGGTGATGCTGCCGCTGCTGCCCAACCGGGCAATGGGGCCGGGCGGGGTGGTGAATCCCTTTGAAATCTGGTGGATGGTGGTGCTGATCGCCTCCATTTCCTTTCTGGGGTATTTCGCCATTCGTGTGGGCGGCACCGAAAAGGGCATTCTCTTTACCAGCCTGTTTGCCGGCTTGAGCTCATCCACCGCCCTGACGTTGCATTATGCCCGGTTGTCGCGGCAAACACCGGGGCTGGCGCCGCTGCTGGCCGCCGGCGTATTACTGGCCTGCGGCACCATGTTTCCGCGTATTCTGGTGTATTGCGCGCTGATCAATCCCGCCCTGCTGCCCGTACTCTGGTGGCCGGTGCTGGTGATGACGTTGCTGCTGTATGGGCCCGCCGCCTGGATCTGGCAGCGGCACCGGGCCGGCGGCAGCGTGGAGCAGCCCAGCCTCCACATGAATCCGCTGGATCTGAAGGCGGCGCTGCTGTTCGGCGGTCTGATCCTGCTGATCATGGTGTTGGGGGAGTGGCTCAGGCAGGCGCTGGGCAATGCCGGTGTGTTGTTGCTGGCGCTGGCTTCCGGGGTGACCGATGTGGATGCCATTACCCTGTCGCTGACGCGCATGTCCCAGGGCGGCCTGGCACCGGGCACGGCGGTGCTGGGCATAGTGCTGGCGGCCTCGGTCAATAACCTGGTGAAGGCGGCCATGGCGGTCAGCCTGGGGGACGGGCTGCTTGGCCGGCGTGTGGCCTGGGCCATGGGCATTTCACTGCTGGCGGGGCTGCTCACCGCCTGGGGACTGAACTGA